One stretch of Saccharopolyspora erythraea DNA includes these proteins:
- a CDS encoding ATP-binding cassette domain-containing protein: MTVLSTARTGRPGHGGRDPGAPMIEAVGVGKTFGPVPALRSVDLAVPRGTVLGLLGHNGAGKTTLVNILTTMLPAGSGTARVAGFDVAAQPREVRKRIGLTGQFASVDEQMSGRDNLVMLARLLGADAGRARARAGELLEAFDLTAASGRRAKTYSGGMRRRLDLAACLVGNPEVIFLDEPTTGLDPSSRMAVWDIVERLVTEGTTVLLTTQYLDEADRLADTITVLSAGTVIASGSAAELKAQVGQRTVTIVPEPGSDLAAGCRALRAAGMDPAVGREGAAIITPIEASRETATVLRVLEEAGIEPAELAFGEPTLDDVYLALARHTRTA; the protein is encoded by the coding sequence ATGACCGTGCTCTCGACGGCCCGCACCGGCCGACCCGGCCACGGCGGACGGGACCCCGGGGCGCCGATGATCGAGGCCGTCGGCGTCGGCAAGACCTTCGGCCCGGTGCCCGCGCTGAGATCGGTCGACCTGGCCGTCCCCAGGGGCACCGTGCTCGGCCTGCTCGGGCACAACGGGGCGGGCAAGACGACGCTGGTGAACATCCTCACCACGATGCTGCCTGCCGGCTCCGGCACCGCCCGCGTCGCCGGCTTCGACGTCGCCGCGCAGCCGAGGGAGGTGCGCAAGCGCATCGGGCTGACCGGTCAGTTCGCCTCCGTCGACGAGCAGATGTCCGGGCGCGACAACCTGGTGATGCTGGCCCGGTTGCTCGGCGCGGACGCCGGACGGGCCAGGGCGCGGGCCGGCGAGCTGCTGGAGGCGTTCGACCTGACGGCGGCCTCCGGGCGGCGGGCCAAGACCTACTCCGGCGGAATGCGCCGGCGCCTGGACCTGGCGGCCTGCCTGGTCGGCAACCCGGAGGTGATCTTCCTGGACGAGCCGACCACCGGGCTGGACCCCTCCAGCCGGATGGCCGTGTGGGACATCGTGGAACGCCTGGTGACCGAGGGCACCACGGTGCTGCTGACCACGCAGTACCTCGACGAGGCGGACCGGCTCGCCGACACCATCACCGTGCTTTCGGCGGGGACCGTGATCGCCTCCGGTTCGGCCGCCGAGCTCAAGGCCCAGGTCGGGCAGCGGACGGTGACGATCGTGCCGGAGCCGGGCAGTGACCTGGCCGCGGGTTGCCGGGCGCTGCGGGCCGCCGGGATGGACCCCGCGGTCGGCCGGGAAGGCGCGGCGATCATCACGCCGATCGAGGCGTCGCGCGAGACCGCGACGGTGCTCCGCGTGCTGGAGGAGGCGGGCATCGAACCCGCCGAACTGGCCTTCGGGGAACCGACCCTGGACGACGTCTACCTCGCGCTGGCCCGCCACACCAGGACGGCGTGA
- a CDS encoding ABC transporter permease, which produces MTATAPLHSDAPTSSARWDGSSVPTQIAVLTMRSLRAFVTDPGLVLVGLIQPVMTLFVFTQIFTNFALAANLPSGTDYLDFLMPAVLVNHVVQTSSQTGIGLVEDLRNGIVARLRSLPIMPSSLLLARSISDLIRGAVQVVLIIVLAMAALGYSPQGGLMGTVLSALLTLGVGSALSWAFLAMGACLRRTEPMQNISVLVMVPLMFISSAFVPISELPDWLELVARINPLTYAVDASRAVALGLDGTYLVAPSLFISFVLALVSALIAIRGFRRPL; this is translated from the coding sequence ATGACCGCAACCGCGCCGTTGCACTCGGACGCGCCGACCTCGTCCGCCCGGTGGGACGGGAGTTCCGTCCCCACCCAGATCGCCGTGCTGACGATGCGTTCGCTGCGCGCGTTCGTCACCGACCCCGGCCTCGTGCTGGTGGGGCTGATCCAGCCGGTGATGACGCTGTTCGTGTTCACCCAGATCTTCACGAACTTCGCGCTGGCCGCCAACCTCCCCAGCGGTACCGACTACCTCGACTTCCTGATGCCCGCGGTGCTGGTCAACCACGTGGTGCAGACCTCGTCGCAGACCGGCATCGGGCTGGTGGAGGACCTGCGCAACGGCATCGTCGCCCGCCTTCGCTCACTGCCGATCATGCCGAGCTCGCTGCTGCTGGCCCGCAGCATCTCGGACCTGATCCGCGGCGCGGTCCAGGTCGTGCTGATCATCGTGCTCGCCATGGCCGCGCTGGGTTACTCGCCGCAGGGCGGCCTCATGGGCACCGTGCTCTCGGCTCTGCTGACCCTGGGCGTCGGCAGCGCGCTGAGCTGGGCGTTCCTCGCGATGGGGGCGTGCCTGCGGCGGACCGAGCCGATGCAGAACATCAGCGTGCTGGTGATGGTGCCGCTGATGTTCATCTCCAGCGCTTTCGTGCCGATCAGCGAGCTGCCGGACTGGCTGGAGCTGGTCGCCCGGATCAATCCGCTGACCTACGCCGTCGACGCCTCCCGTGCGGTCGCCCTGGGCCTGGACGGCACCTACCTGGTGGCGCCGTCGCTGTTCATCAGCTTCGTGCTGGCCCTCGTCAGCGCACTGATCGCGATCCGCGGCTTCCGCCGCCCCCTGTAG